The DNA window GGCGGAGGTGCTGCCCCGGCTGGGCATCTCCTGGGCCCATTTCACTTTCCTGGGGCTGGAGTTCTACGGTCTCCTCAACTTCCTGAAGGCGGGCCTGGTCTACGCCGACGCCCTCACCACCGTCTCCCCCACCTATGCCCGGGAGATCCAGACCCTGGAGTACGCCTGGGGGCTCCAGGGCGTGCTCGTGGAGCGTGCCGCAGACCTCCACGGCATCCTCAACGGAATCGACGAGCAGGCCTGGGACCCTGGAAACGACGAGGCCCTGGTCCAGCGATACTCCCGCGCCGATCTCGGCCCCCGCAAGCACAACCGCCCCGCCCTGCGGGAGGAGCTCGGGCTTCCCCGGGACGGCCGCCCCGTGGCGGGCATCGTCAACCGCCTGGTTCAGCAAAAGGGCATCGACCTGCTCCTGGCCCTGGAGCCGCGCATCGAGGAACTGGGGCTCCAGTGGGCCATCCTGGGCTCGGGCGAGGCGGGCTACGAGGCGGCGGTGGCCGACCTGGCTCGCCGCCACCCGACGACCGTTGCGGCCCGCATCGGCTTCGACGACGCGGTGGCCCGGCGCATCTACGCGGGGAGCGACCTCTTCTGCATGCCGAGCTACTTCGAACCCTGCGGCCTCGGGCAGATGATCGCCCTGCGCTACGGGAGCCTGCCGGTGGTGCGCCGCACGGGAGGGCTCGCCGACACCGTGCGCGACCTCTTCGACCCCAAGGGCGTGGGCTTCGTCTTCGACGACGCGACTCCGGCCGCCCTGGAGGCCGTGCTGGTGCGCGCCCGCGACTTCCTGGGCAACTCGAGCCGCACGGTGGCGGCCCGCCGCCGCGGCATGTCCCTGGACTACTCCTGGGAAGCCTCCGCCCGCCGGTACCTGGAGGTCTACCGGGAAGCGGCGGGGCGCCTGACGGGTGACGGGTGACGGGTGACGGGTGACGCGTGACGCGTGACGGGGTCCCATAGGTCCCATAGGTCCCATAGGACCCATCGGTCCCATCGCGCCCGAACCCTCCCGCCCCTAGCCCCCCAGCCATGCCCCCCATGCCTCCCCTACCCTCCGCCGCACCGAAACCCGGCGAGCCCCACCCCAGGCGATGGGCCGCTGCGGCGGCGTTGGTTCTCGCCGGGGGAGGAATCCTGGTGTCCATGATCGGTCAGCGCTGGGGCATGCCGGCGTTGGAGAGGTGGGCGGGGC is part of the Thermodesulfobacteriota bacterium genome and encodes:
- the glgA gene encoding glycogen synthase GlgA gives rise to the protein MRVWMVGTEMAPYAKVGGLGDVLGALPRALVGLGCDVTVVLPHLPPMDSARWGIAPTGLSVEAWIGGQLQTAEILEARGEGGVRVLFVHHPAYFHREGLYGTRAGDFPDNAERFAFFSFAALEAAARCAPGPDVVHSHDWQTGLVPFLLKVPEHYGADPRFAGAARIHTIHNLSYQGLFPAEVLPRLGISWAHFTFLGLEFYGLLNFLKAGLVYADALTTVSPTYAREIQTLEYAWGLQGVLVERAADLHGILNGIDEQAWDPGNDEALVQRYSRADLGPRKHNRPALREELGLPRDGRPVAGIVNRLVQQKGIDLLLALEPRIEELGLQWAILGSGEAGYEAAVADLARRHPTTVAARIGFDDAVARRIYAGSDLFCMPSYFEPCGLGQMIALRYGSLPVVRRTGGLADTVRDLFDPKGVGFVFDDATPAALEAVLVRARDFLGNSSRTVAARRRGMSLDYSWEASARRYLEVYREAAGRLTGDG